TCGGCCGCCTGGTTGCCCACCAGATAGTCGTTTACCATATCCCGGAAACTGCTCCGCAGGCCAGCCTCCAGCTTGCCGTTTTCCCCGATGGGCTGCACGTAGTCTATCTGGGTCAGGTACTGCTTTTCGTACTCGTCGTTGAGCGAGCGCTGCAGCAGGGCCTGGGCGGCATCGGGCGCGCCCTCCGGCGAAAAGGTGTTCTGGGTATAGACCTGGTCAGAGCTTTCCCAGTAGTCGAGCAGCCGGAAATCGGCGTTCAGCTCCTGCCCTTCCCGGGCAAAGGTTTTCTTGTAGCTGATGGCGTACTCGGCGTTCACCTCGTCCTCGTTCTCGTCCTGTTTGCGCAGCGTGTAGCTCTGGAGGCCCTGGCTGGCCAGGTAGTCCTCGTAGCGGATGTTCCGGATGCGGTTGGCGTCGCTGCGCCGGAACATATAGGAGGCGGTGAGGATGCTGGTTTCGGTGAAGAAATAATCGAGCCCTCCCCGGATGTTGTTGTTAAATCCCCGCACCCGCGTGTCGTACGACTGCCTCAGGATGGAGGTGGTGTCATCAGCCGTCAGTTCCTGGTAAAGGGAGCCCTCGCTGGGCGAGACGCGGTAAGCCAGGCCGTAGTTCAGGAAGAAATTTACCTTTTTGTGGCGGTAGTTCACGTTGGCGGCGCCCCCGTAATTGGTCGGCTCCCCGGCTATCACCTCAAACGAACCGTTGAACCCGCTCTTGCGCTCTTTTTTCAGCACGATGTTGATGATGCCCGACATGCCTTCGGCCTCGTAGCGGGCCGAGGGGTTGGTGATAATCTCCACTTTCTCTATCAGGCTGCCCTGCAGCTGCTGCAGACCGCTGCCCCCTTTAAAACTCACGAGCCCCGAAGGTTTGCCGTCAATCAGGATGCGCACATTCTCGCTGCCGCGCAGCTTCACGTTCCCTTCGGCATCCACCGACACGGAGGGGATGTTGCTCAGGATTTCGGTGGCCGAGCCCCCCGCGTTCGCCAGGTCCTGCCCTACGTTGAATATCTTTTTGTCCAGCGACAACTCCATGGAGCTTTTCTCGGCCTGCACCACCACCTCGTCCAGGGCTGTGGCGGCCGATGGCTGCAGGCGCAATGTGCCCAGCTGGTGCTCCGGCTTTTCGCTCGTCAGCCGGAACACGGGCGTCTTCACCGCCTTATAGCCCATAAACTCCACCAGGGCATAATACTCTCCCGAAGGGGCCTCCAGCGCAAACAAGCCTGTTTCGTCCGTGATGTTTCCGGTAGCCAGGCCATTGTCCCCGCTTTTGAACAGGCCCACGCTGGCGTACGGCAGTGGCTGGCCGGTCTGGGTATCCACCACTTTGCCACGCACGGTAACCGTCTTTCCAGACTGCGCCATGCCGGGCAAGGCGAAGATGAGGAGGAGCAAAAGAACGCACGCGGCGCTGCCCACGCCCCAGTTGTTCGAAAGTAGAGATCTTGCCATGTTCATGTGCTGAAGATTGGTGTGGAAGCGAGCCTTGGGTTAAAGCGTCAGTAAATTACAAACCATATATAAATAAAAATGCTACAGCGGGTAAAATATTCCGCCAACATGGGCCCGGTTCCTGAATCAAAGGGCATATGGGCATATGCGCTGGAATTGGCATTGGCCTGAATACAAGCGCTTCCTTCTTGCCATACCTGTTTTTATAGCATGAAATGATTTGGTGCCAGGACTACCCCTGAACGCATACCGCTTTTTCGATGCGCGCCTTCCCGTTTTCGAGATGCATGACGTTTTGCACACTTTCCGGTATCTCGTGCTGGTAATGGCTCACATAGATAAGCGTGAGGTTGCTGCTGGCGCAAATGGCATCCACCACGCTTTTGAAGTGCTCCTGCTGGCGGCTATCGAACCCCTGGCAGGGCTCGTCCAGGATGAGCAGCGGCGGATTTTTTACCAATGCCCTCGCCAGCAGGCACAGCCGCTGGCCGCTCACCGACACCTGCCTGTAAGGCTTCCCGGCCAGGGATTCCATATGCAGCAGTTGCATCCAGCGCAGCACGCGCGCCTGTTTCGCGGGATGGCTTTTTCGGTTCAGGCCCACCGCATCGTAAAAGCCCGACTCAATCACGTGCTCGCAGGGTTCGCTGCCGGGGAAATACTGGAACAGCTCCGGCGACACAAACCCGATGTGCCGCTTTATATCCCATATACTCTCGCCGCTCCCCCTCCGCCGGTCAAACAGCGTGACTCTGTTGGCATAGGCCTGCGGGTTATCGGCGTTTATCAGGCTCAGCAAAGTCGTTTTCCCGGCCCCGTTGTGGCCTACCAGCGCCCAGCGCTCGCCCTGCCGCACGTTCCAGTTGATATGATCCAGCACGGTCTTCTCCCCATACTTCACGGTCACGTCCTCCATCCCGACAACTATATCGAACGATGGCGAAACCGGGTCAGCCAACAGCTCCTGAATTTCAGTGATGTCTGCTTTCACTGGCCTGTGGGTGGAGGAGTCGCCCCTGCGGAACGCATCCTTCGGCATCGCCTGGATTTCTTCCCCTTTATCCCAAACCGCAATGTGTGTGATGGCATCCGGCACCTCCCCCGGACCCGTGACCATGACCAGGGTGATGCCCGACTGAGCGATTGACGAGATTAATTTGTTTAGTTCCTGTCGCATCCCCACATCCAGCCCCACCAGCGGGTTTTCCAGCAGCAGGATAGCCGGGTTGCGCAGCAGCGCCTCCGCCAGCAGCACCCGCCGCGTCTCCCCGTTCGACAGTTTTATCAGCCGCCTGTCCAGCAGACTGTGCAGGTTAAGCGCCGCTACCGTTCTTTCAAAGGTCCAGATGGGGTTGTCCATATATGGCTTCACCTCCGCCAGGTGCTCCTCCACCGTCGGGGAATCGTCGGCGGCGGTGGCGTTGTAGCGCTGCTGGTAGAAAAGCTCCTCGGTGCGCGACAGGCTGCTGAAATTGTGGCGAGAAGAAACAAGGCTGATTGGCTTGTGCCAGGAACCCGGAGGCGACTGCACCGGATTTCGCCGCTGAAATTCCTCTTGAAAGGGATATAGCACATTGCCCGCCGCGATGGGCAATTTACCGGCGATGGTTTCTATCAATGCGCTCCTGCCCTGCTCGTCGTTTCCGGTCAGCGCCCAGTGCTCTCCCCGCCTTACCACAAAGCTGGTGTCCTGGAAGACAACTTCACCGTGCTGCCGAACAGTCACGTCATCCAGCGCAACCAGTACCTGGGTTAAATTATCCATTTGGTTTATTATGTTAACCTACATTTCATCCGAACCCAAAGATAAACAGCAGGCTTTTGTAAAAGTAGCCGTATCTAAAGTTTATATGAAGGCTGTGCTGAAATGTTGCTGCGCTATATAGCAGCCATATATGGAGCTGTTGGGGAACACCCATATACCTGCCTCCCCGCGAAATTATATATCAGGGAATCACAAACCGGCCTCTTGCAGATACCCCCGCAGCGTTTTGAGGTCTTTTTGCATGGCCGCCGTTACTGTGTCCGGGTTCACGCTCAGCTTTCTGGCGCCGCTCTCCGCGCCGCCCAGCGGGTATTCCAGGTGCAGGGATATGGGTCCGCTGATGTTGTACTGCTTCACCAGCGCAAAGAACTTCCGGAAATCAACCATCCCCTCGCCCAGCGGCACATTCTGGATCTGCCATTGCCCGTCCTTCTTCTCCCATATAAAATCCTTTATATCAATTGTCTTGATGTAGGGGTACATGAGTTTCACGTCCAGCGGCCACGATGACCCTCCCTCCTGCGTGGCGTGTTTTATATCGTACTGCAGGCCCATCCAGCGTGGGTCCAGGTCTTTGATAATGTACCACAGGTCCCAGACACCGGCGCCTACGTGCGTGCCGGCGTGGTTCTGGTAAGCCCCCTGCAGGTTGTACTGCTGGTTCAGTCTGGCCAGTTCCGTCAGTTGCCTGCTGTATTTCTCCAGCGTTTCGGGCAGGGGCACGTCTTCCTGATAATCAAGCCAGCCTGTCCTGTAGTACTTTACCCCCGCCTGGTGCGCCGCTTTCAGGATAGGCTCCGTGTGCGGATGACGTGCATCGGTGATGCCGGTGGTGATCAGAGGCACTTTTAACCCAGCTTTCAGGGCAGCGGCAACGGCCTTGGGTAAGTCTGCCGCCACGCGCTCAGGCGCTACATGGCCGCCCGGCCGCACGGTCAGGTCAATGCCGTCGAAGCCGATTTCGGCGGCAGCAGCGGCCATCTCCCCACAGTCCAGCCAATGAAGCATTTTGGAGAAGATGCAGATATCCCGGCTATCTGCCACCTTGGCAGCAGACGCAACTTTGGCCGCAGCCGCTTTTGCAGGGCCAACTCCCAGGGCAATTCCGGCGGCGGCAAAGGCGGCCTCGGTTATAAACTTTCTCCTTTTCGCATCCATGGGTGCCGGGTTATATGTAAAGGTTGATATATGCCAGGCTGCTCCTAAGCTGAGCGTGGAGCAGCCTGGCATATCCGTTCACTAATATGATGTGAACCCGGGAATTGTTTGCCCATGCTCTTTACTGCTGTTCACCCCTGCGGACCTCACAACTTTCAAGTTCTATACCTGATTTTGGTGCTCTCAGGCCGAGAGGCCTCCCCGAAATACTTCGGGGTAAACTAATTCCCTTCGGCGCCTTGTACATTTCCTGCCAGGGGTTGGGGCCCCTTATCAAGACGGCTGCCACTAACGTAACAACCAGAAATCTACAAACAGAGGGCCCCTACCCCCGGCGCCTCCTGGGAAAACTGGAATCACTTTCGCCTTGAGCCAGAGAACGTGTCATATCGCCATGCAGAGCACTAAGTACTATACAATTACACTAAATACAGTTCCCATGTTCGTGATAATATAAAATCCTTAAAATATATAACCCGCGATGCTGTTCACCGCTTCTGCCTTAGCCCGCCTTTTCATCTGATCTGATGCTGTCCAGCAGCTGCATGTCCTCGTCGGTCAGCGCGATGGAAACAGCTTCGTAGTTCTCCTCGAGGTGCTGGACTTTGGAGGTGCCGGGTATCAGCAGGATGTTAGGAGCGTGGTGCAGCAGCCAGCTCAGGGCCACCTGGTGCGCCGTGGCGCCGTGTTTTCGGCCTACCTGCTGCAGCTTTTCCAGAGCGCCGATGTTACCTGCGTTGATAGGGTTCCAGGGGATGAAGGCCATGTCCTGGTCACGGCAGTATACAAGCTCCTCCTCCCATTTCCTGAAGTCAACGCTGTATTTGTTCTGCACCGACACCACCGGAAAGTACTCCTGCGCCTTCTTGATCTGGCCCACAGTTACCTCCGAGAGGCCGATGTGCTTTACCAGCCCTTCTTCCTGCACCCGCTGCAAAAATTCCAGGGTTTGCTCGTACGGCACCTCCGGGTCCACGCGGTGCAGTTGGTACAAATCTATCCTATCAAGCTTCAGGCGTTTCAGGCTTCCCTCCAGGGCCTTTTGCAGGTAGCCAGGGTCAGCGTTGATGGGCCACACGTTGGGGCCGGTGCGGGTCAGGCCGCCTTTCGTGGCGATGACGAGGTCTTTCGGGTACGGGTATAATGCCTCCGCAATCAGTTCTTCCGACACATGCGGACCGTAGCTGTCTGCCGTATCTATAAAATTTATCCCGAGTTCGATTGTTCTTTTCAGCACGCGTATCGCCTCTTCCCTGTCCTTCGGAGGTCCCCAGATGCCCTCACCAGTGATGCGCATTGCGCCAAAGCCCATCCGGTTTATTTTCAGGTCGCCGCCAAGGAGGTAGGTCTTCTCAAATGTTGCTGCTTCTGCCATATATAAGTTGTTTTCGGTGTGAGTAAATGATTCGTCCTTTTTGTACGGCGGTAAACCCTGCGCGTTAAGAAACCATTGGGCCGTTTCGGAGTTGTTAGGTATATGGCAGCGCGGCTGTGGAGAACTTCACTCCGCCTTAAGCCATATATAGCAGACAAAAAAGAGCACACATAATGAGTATTTCCTCCAAAAAATTATCCGACACACGCCTTTCTGTGCTGGACCTGGTACCCATCCTGGCTGGCAAAACCCCGGCCGACTCTTTCAAAAAAGCCCTGGAGCTTGCCCGGCACGTGGAAAACCTGGGCTATGAGCGCTTTTGGATGGCCGAGCACCACAACATGCCCGGCATCGCCAGTTCCGCCACCTCCGTTCTGATTGGTTATATAGCCGGCGGCACGTCTACCATCCGGGTGGGCTCCGGCGGCATCATGCTGCCCAACCACGCCCCGCTGGTGGTGGCCGAGCAGTTCGGCACCCTCGAAACGCTGTACCCGGGCAGAATAGACCTCGGCCTGGGCCGCGCCCCAGGCACCGACCAGGTGACAGCGATGGCGCTGCGCCGCGACCTGCGCGGCTCGGGCGAGGATTTCCCGGAGAACGTGGCTGAACTGCAGAGTTACCTCGCCCCGCGGGATGCCTCTGCCCGCGTGCGGGCCGTGCCCGGCGAGGGGTTGGATATCCCCATCTGGCTGCTTGGCTCCAGCACCTTCAGCGCCCAGCTGGCCGGTATACTGGGCATGCCTTTTGCCTTTGCGAGCCACTTCGCGCCCAACCTGCTGCACACGGCCCTGAAGGTATACCGCGACCATTTCCAGCCTTCTGAGAGCCTGAAGGAGCCCTATGCCATGGCAGGCGTCAACGTGGTGGCGGCGGACACAGACGAGGAAGCCCAGCGCTTGGCCACCTCCCTTTTCATGTCGTTTCTCAACGTTATCCGCGGAAAGGCAAAACCCATGCAACCGCCGGTAGACAGCATGGACGGGCTGTGGGACGCCTCAGAGAAATACGCGGTGCAGCAAATGCTTCGCCACACCTACATCGGCTCCCCCAAAACTTTGAAAGAGGAGCTCCAGGCTTTTGTGGGCGAGACGCAGGTTGACGAAATTATCGTTGCCTCCAACATATATGACCACACAGCCCGGCTGCGCTCTTATGAGATTCTGGCAGAGGTATTCGACAATAAGGTCAAAGCAGGCTGAGGCAAGTCATAGCTCTATAGGCCATAATGTTCACTTGAGAAATGGCGGCCATATATAAAACAGGCGGTGCAGGCATATAAAGTGCCTGCTCCGCCTGTTTTATATATGGCTACCCTACTTCCCTCCGACATCCGCAACGGCTTAGCATTCTCGAAAAGAATTCTGAACTTTGAGGCGCTATGGCATCCACTGATCTTTTCCCGAATTTACCCGACCTGCCTGTTAAAGAAGCGCTCCCACGGCTTTTAGCTGCGTTAGACGCCAATCCCAAAGCAGTGCTGGAGGCGCCTCCCGGTGCGGGCAAAACCACGCTTGTCCCGCTGGCCATGCTGGGGGCAACCTGGCGGAATGGAGGCAAAATTTTAGTGCTGGAGCCGCGGCGTTTGGCAGCCAGGGCGGCGGCGCAGCGCATGGCAGACCTGCTGGGGGAAGAGGTGGGACAGACGGTGGGCTATTGGGTGCGGATGGAGCATGTGGTGTCGGGGAAAACACGGATTGAGGTGGTAACCGAGGGTATCCTGACCCGCCTGCTGCAGGATGACCCCGCGCTGGAGGGAGTGGCTGCGCTTATCTTCGATGAGTTTCATGAGCGGAGCCTGCAGGCAGACTTAGGACTGGCACTTGCCCTGGATGCCCAGGCAGTGCTGCGCCCGGACCTGCGCCTGCTGGTGATGAGCGCCACCCTGGACGCCACCACGGTAGGGAACTGGCTGCAGGCACCCGTTATCCGGAGCGAAGGCCGCCTATATCCGGTAGAGACATACTACCTGTCACCGTCAGAGGTGGCCGCCGCAGGCAAATGGCCCGCAGAACGGCTGTCAAACCTGGTACCGACTGCCA
This window of the Pontibacter russatus genome carries:
- a CDS encoding outer membrane beta-barrel family protein, producing the protein MARSLLSNNWGVGSAACVLLLLLIFALPGMAQSGKTVTVRGKVVDTQTGQPLPYASVGLFKSGDNGLATGNITDETGLFALEAPSGEYYALVEFMGYKAVKTPVFRLTSEKPEHQLGTLRLQPSAATALDEVVVQAEKSSMELSLDKKIFNVGQDLANAGGSATEILSNIPSVSVDAEGNVKLRGSENVRILIDGKPSGLVSFKGGSGLQQLQGSLIEKVEIITNPSARYEAEGMSGIINIVLKKERKSGFNGSFEVIAGEPTNYGGAANVNYRHKKVNFFLNYGLAYRVSPSEGSLYQELTADDTTSILRQSYDTRVRGFNNNIRGGLDYFFTETSILTASYMFRRSDANRIRNIRYEDYLASQGLQSYTLRKQDENEDEVNAEYAISYKKTFAREGQELNADFRLLDYWESSDQVYTQNTFSPEGAPDAAQALLQRSLNDEYEKQYLTQIDYVQPIGENGKLEAGLRSSFRDMVNDYLVGNQAADGEITPLPGLDNYFIYDENINAIYGILGNKTEKFTYQVGLRAEHTDVKTTLRETNEENPRRYTNLFPSAHITYNLPKEHALQVSYSRRVRRPVYFDLSPYFTLSDSRNVMGGNPNLDPEFTNAFELGHIKYYELGSLSSTLFYRQTTDKIATIRRVNSEGIATLRPENLLAEDAYGAEFTGSFTPAAWWKFDQSFNFFRAIIDGSNFEENFSTETYSWFARHTSRFTLPKDIDFQVRANYEAPQKTPQGSQKSLYYMDLGLSKDIFNRKGTITLNVLDVFNTRINRSVYEGESIEGVAFYTSSKSQGRRRQLNLTLSYRLHQAAPAGAPKTLEGE
- a CDS encoding aldo/keto reductase, translating into MAEAATFEKTYLLGGDLKINRMGFGAMRITGEGIWGPPKDREEAIRVLKRTIELGINFIDTADSYGPHVSEELIAEALYPYPKDLVIATKGGLTRTGPNVWPINADPGYLQKALEGSLKRLKLDRIDLYQLHRVDPEVPYEQTLEFLQRVQEEGLVKHIGLSEVTVGQIKKAQEYFPVVSVQNKYSVDFRKWEEELVYCRDQDMAFIPWNPINAGNIGALEKLQQVGRKHGATAHQVALSWLLHHAPNILLIPGTSKVQHLEENYEAVSIALTDEDMQLLDSIRSDEKAG
- a CDS encoding sugar phosphate isomerase/epimerase family protein, whose amino-acid sequence is MDAKRRKFITEAAFAAAGIALGVGPAKAAAAKVASAAKVADSRDICIFSKMLHWLDCGEMAAAAAEIGFDGIDLTVRPGGHVAPERVAADLPKAVAAALKAGLKVPLITTGITDARHPHTEPILKAAHQAGVKYYRTGWLDYQEDVPLPETLEKYSRQLTELARLNQQYNLQGAYQNHAGTHVGAGVWDLWYIIKDLDPRWMGLQYDIKHATQEGGSSWPLDVKLMYPYIKTIDIKDFIWEKKDGQWQIQNVPLGEGMVDFRKFFALVKQYNISGPISLHLEYPLGGAESGARKLSVNPDTVTAAMQKDLKTLRGYLQEAGL
- a CDS encoding LLM class flavin-dependent oxidoreductase, whose product is MSISSKKLSDTRLSVLDLVPILAGKTPADSFKKALELARHVENLGYERFWMAEHHNMPGIASSATSVLIGYIAGGTSTIRVGSGGIMLPNHAPLVVAEQFGTLETLYPGRIDLGLGRAPGTDQVTAMALRRDLRGSGEDFPENVAELQSYLAPRDASARVRAVPGEGLDIPIWLLGSSTFSAQLAGILGMPFAFASHFAPNLLHTALKVYRDHFQPSESLKEPYAMAGVNVVAADTDEEAQRLATSLFMSFLNVIRGKAKPMQPPVDSMDGLWDASEKYAVQQMLRHTYIGSPKTLKEELQAFVGETQVDEIIVASNIYDHTARLRSYEILAEVFDNKVKAG
- a CDS encoding ATP-binding cassette domain-containing protein; translation: MDNLTQVLVALDDVTVRQHGEVVFQDTSFVVRRGEHWALTGNDEQGRSALIETIAGKLPIAAGNVLYPFQEEFQRRNPVQSPPGSWHKPISLVSSRHNFSSLSRTEELFYQQRYNATAADDSPTVEEHLAEVKPYMDNPIWTFERTVAALNLHSLLDRRLIKLSNGETRRVLLAEALLRNPAILLLENPLVGLDVGMRQELNKLISSIAQSGITLVMVTGPGEVPDAITHIAVWDKGEEIQAMPKDAFRRGDSSTHRPVKADITEIQELLADPVSPSFDIVVGMEDVTVKYGEKTVLDHINWNVRQGERWALVGHNGAGKTTLLSLINADNPQAYANRVTLFDRRRGSGESIWDIKRHIGFVSPELFQYFPGSEPCEHVIESGFYDAVGLNRKSHPAKQARVLRWMQLLHMESLAGKPYRQVSVSGQRLCLLARALVKNPPLLILDEPCQGFDSRQQEHFKSVVDAICASSNLTLIYVSHYQHEIPESVQNVMHLENGKARIEKAVCVQG